Proteins encoded in a region of the Fusarium keratoplasticum isolate Fu6.1 chromosome 13, whole genome shotgun sequence genome:
- a CDS encoding PKS-ER domain-containing protein, with protein MKSAFYDKSLRVQVRDVPVPVPGPGHILIRTVVSGTNPKDWKQPQIWAPEAEPFNHGDDIAGYVEAVGEGVLGFRPGDRVAAFHELRAPHGSFAEYSVARAKSTFHLPAHTSFEEAATIPLAAMTASLGLYQRLGLPLPWKPATTRLPFIVYGGASAVGAYAIKLAVLSNIHPIVAVAGNGVSFAESLLDKSKGDTVIDYRKGNDHVVEGLRTAAGSDVRFAFDAVSEKESIANLDRVLAKGGQIATVLTPDMVVGGREDSGHTKILFTLVATVHSDVPEEAQSAGQKLGDSEFGAMFFPLLGRGLAEGWFTGHPFEVVDGGLDGLEAALGLLQGGKLSAKKAVLRIGDTNGVETKG; from the exons ATGAAGTCCGCATTCTACGATAAATCTTTACGGGTCCAGGTTCGTGATGTTCCCGTTCCCGTTCCCGGTCCCGGTCACATCTTGATTCGAACCGTTGTCTCCGGCACCAATCCCAAGGATTGGAAACAACCTCAAATATGGGCACCTGAGGCAGAGCCTTTCAaccatggtgatgatatTGCCGGGTATGTGGAAGCCGTTGGAGAAGGTGTCCTTGGCTTCCGGCCTGGAGATCGTGTTGCTGCTTTTCACGAACTGCGTGCCCCCCATGGGAGTTTTGCCGAGTACTCGGTCGCTCGGGCAAAGTCTACCTTTCATTTGCCGGCGCATACTAGCTTTGAAG AAGCTGCGACTATCCCTCTCGCCGCCATGACCGCATCACTCGGCCTTTACCAGAGACTGGGTTTACCCCTCCCTTGGAAGCCAGCTACGACCCGACTGCCCTTTATTGTATACGGAGGTGCCAGTGCGGTAGGAGCATACGCCATCAAGCTTGCCGTATTATCTAACATTCACCCCATTGTCGCTGTGGCCGGTAATGGTGTATCTTTCGCGGAGTCCCTGCTGGATAAATCGAAGGGAGATACTGTAATCGATTATCGGAAAGGCAATGATCATGTCGTTGAAGGCCTGCGCACAGCTGCCGGAAGTGACGTTAGATTTGCCTTCGATGCAGTGTCCGAGAAAGAGAGCATAGCCAATCTCGATAGGGTTTTGGCAAAGGGCGGTCAGATTGCGACGGTTCTGACGCCGGACATGGTCGTTGGTGGTCGAGAGGATTCCGGGCATACGAAGATTCTCTTTACCCTGGTTGCAACGGTGCATTCCGACGTGCCCGAAGAAGCTCAGTCCGCGGGCCAAAAACTAGGGGACAGTGAGTTTGGGGCCATGTTTTTCCCCCTCCTGGGACGTGGCTTGGCGGAGGGTTGGTTTACAGGTCACCCGTTTGAAGTCGTTGATGGCGGTCTTGATGGTTTGGAAGCCGCCTTGGGTTTGCTGCAGGGGGGCAAGCTTTCCGCGAAAAAGGCGGTTCTGCGCATCGGCGATACCAATGGGGTAGAAACGAAGGGGTAG